The genomic region GTACCTGCCGCCGTGGCTGGCCGCGCAGCACCCGGAGCTCAAGGACTGGAAGAACCTGAACAAGTACGCGTCGCTGTTCAAGACCTCGGAGTCCGGCGGCAAGGGCCAGCTGCTCGACGGGGACCCGTCGTTCGTCACCAACGACGAGGCGCTGGTGAAGAACCTGAAGCTGAACTTCAAGGTGGTCTACGCCGGCAGCGAGACCGCGTTGATCCAGGCGTTCCGGGACGCGGAGAAGAACAAGAAGCCGGTGATCGGCTACTTCTACGAGCCGCAGTGGTTCTTCAACGAGCTGAAGCTGGTCAAGGTCGACCTGCCGAAGCACACGCCCGGCTGCGACGCCGACCCGGCGAAGGTCGCCTGCGACTACCCGGCGTACGCGCTGGACAAGATCGTGTCGAAGAAGTTCGCCGACTCCGGCAGCCCGGCGTACGACCTGGTGAAGAACTTCAGCTGGACCAACGACGACCAGAACCAGGTCGCGAAGTACATCGCCGAGGACAAGCTGTCCCCGGACGCGGCGGCCGAGAAGTGGGTCAACGACAACCGCGCCAAGGTCGACGGCTGGCTCGGCAAGTAGCGTCCCGCCAGGGCCTCGGACGACGTCCGAGGCCCCGGGGCGTGTTGATCAATTCCCTGCGCGCTGCGCGGCACCCGGCACCTGCTCGCGACTGCACGGAATCGATCAACACGCCCTCGGCAACTATCACGACGCGTCCGGGCAACGCCGACGACACGCCGGAAATCGGACAGGACCGGGTAGCGTCGGTTCCATGATCATCGTGACAGCTGCACTGAAGGGCGGGGTCGGCAAGACAACCACGTCGGTGTACCTCGCCGCGCTGGCATCGTCCAACCGCCGTACGTCCACCCTGATCGACGCCGATCCGCAAGGCAGCGCCGCCGACTGGATCGAGACGTC from Kribbella flavida DSM 17836 harbors:
- a CDS encoding ABC transporter substrate-binding protein, with the translated sequence MTNKLRSAGVLAAVALALTACGGAKVGEADQPAAGGKECGTFNLAVSPWVGYEANAAVVAYVATKDLGCTVNKKNLKEEISWQGFATGEVDAVLENWGHEDLKKKYVEQQKVAVVVGPSGNQGVIGWYLPPWLAAQHPELKDWKNLNKYASLFKTSESGGKGQLLDGDPSFVTNDEALVKNLKLNFKVVYAGSETALIQAFRDAEKNKKPVIGYFYEPQWFFNELKLVKVDLPKHTPGCDADPAKVACDYPAYALDKIVSKKFADSGSPAYDLVKNFSWTNDDQNQVAKYIAEDKLSPDAAAEKWVNDNRAKVDGWLGK